From the Carya illinoinensis cultivar Pawnee chromosome 4, C.illinoinensisPawnee_v1, whole genome shotgun sequence genome, one window contains:
- the LOC122306955 gene encoding ethylene-responsive transcription factor ERF039-like: MPTIEEEPEPTHQFKPTSRFDSDLPSSRGSNDKKPTRQRQTDIPFRGVRKRSWGSYVSEIRLPGQKTRIWLGSFGSPEMAARAHDSAAFFLKGNSACLNFPDLAEWLPRPESCSRRDIQSAAAKAALFKVAEDPSKMAQAEPEISGSEDFWCEFDVDVDFDLGKTSFVEVKEAPLLTPLGFDDAVKESVQAMDDELLLASSFQMHVYENKIE; encoded by the coding sequence ATGCCAACCATTGAAGAAGAACCGGAACCTACTCATCAGTTCAAACCAACCAGCCGCTTCGATTCCGATTTGCCCTCCTCACGGGGATCCAACGACAAGAAGCCAACTCGACAACGCCAAACGGACATCCCGTTTCGTGGGGTCCGTAAAAGGAGCTGGGGCAGCTACGTCTCGGAGATACGGTTGCCCGGACAAAAGACTCGTATCTGGTTAGGGTCATTCGGGTCACCGGAGATGGCAGCTCGAGCTCACGACTCGGCCGCCTTCTTCTTGAAAGGAAACTCGGCGTGTCTGAACTTTCCGGACTTGGCAGAATGGTTGCCTCGGCCCGAGTCGTGTTCGAGAAGAGATATACAATCTGCGGCCGCTAAAGCGGCTCTTTTTAAGGTTGCGGAAGATCCTTCTAAGATGGCCCAAGCTGAACCAGAAATCTCGGGTTCAGAAGACTTTTGGTGCGAGTTTGATGTTGATGTTGATTTTGACTTGGGTAAGACGTCGTTTGTAGAAGTGAAAGAAGCTCCTCTGCTAACTCCACTCGGGTTTGACGACGCAGTAAAAGAGTCGGTACAAGCCATGGACGATGAGCTTTTACTGGCATC